In the genome of Treponema pedis, one region contains:
- a CDS encoding SIR2 family NAD-dependent protein deacylase produces the protein MYLKNKMSVSTKPYSDSISIIADTLKKADAVIAGIGAGMSTAAGFTYSGARFEKYFSDFQARYGIQDMYSGGFYPFPSLEEYWAWWSRHIYYNRYDVQAGKPYTDLFKILQDKNYFIITTNVDHQIQKAGFDTKRLFYTQGDYGLWQCSVPCHNKTYSNEQTVREMIERQSDMKIHSALIPYCPVCAAPMTMHLRSDGTFVEDEAWHRAHKRYTDFLMRHENKRNVFLELGVGNNTPGIIKYPFMKMTRQNNNARYISINMEAYHIPPELTEQTLFIQGDIKKALEDISEKIKR, from the coding sequence ATGTATTTAAAGAACAAGATGAGCGTATCTACAAAGCCTTACTCCGACAGCATTAGCATAATCGCAGATACATTAAAAAAAGCGGACGCCGTTATCGCCGGTATCGGAGCTGGAATGTCAACGGCGGCAGGCTTTACATATTCGGGTGCACGGTTTGAAAAATACTTTTCGGATTTTCAAGCTCGATACGGAATACAGGATATGTATTCAGGAGGCTTTTATCCTTTTCCGTCTTTGGAAGAATATTGGGCGTGGTGGAGCAGGCATATTTATTACAACCGCTACGATGTTCAGGCAGGAAAGCCGTATACCGATTTATTTAAAATCTTACAAGATAAAAATTATTTTATTATCACTACGAATGTAGACCATCAAATACAAAAAGCGGGCTTTGATACTAAGCGGTTATTTTACACTCAAGGCGATTACGGATTGTGGCAGTGCTCGGTACCCTGTCATAATAAAACGTATAGCAATGAACAGACGGTAAGAGAAATGATAGAGCGGCAAAGCGATATGAAAATACATTCCGCATTGATTCCGTATTGTCCCGTATGCGCCGCTCCGATGACGATGCATTTAAGAAGCGACGGCACCTTTGTTGAAGATGAGGCATGGCATCGCGCACATAAGCGGTATACCGATTTTTTAATGCGGCATGAAAATAAAAGAAATGTTTTTCTTGAATTAGGTGTCGGAAACAATACACCCGGTATTATTAAATATCCGTTTATGAAAATGACGCGGCAAAATAACAATGCCCGATATATCAGTATCAATATGGAAGCATATCATATTCCTCCGGAACTAACGGAGCAAACGCTTTTTATCCAAGGGGATATAAAAAAAGCGTTGGAAGATATTTCGGAAAAAATAAAACGGTAA
- a CDS encoding protein-ADP-ribose hydrolase encodes MTQTERRKYLIGELIKENAEYKQLTISQIPQDEKAQENLLRSLFNVRPPVPVSSAFIKVQDEYLQEELRNKGVVDYMSLEEPEPNIYLWKGDITRLNTDGIVNAANDELLGCFIPRHACIDNAIHTSAGIQLRLACHEIMQKQRHKEKTGSAKITPAFNLPSKYVLHTVGPIVSGAVTEQDCMLLQSCYTSCLELARQHALKSIAFCCISTGEFRFPNDTAARIAVRTVKDYLHTVQSGIKVVFNVFKEQDERIYKALLRQH; translated from the coding sequence ATGACGCAAACCGAAAGAAGAAAATATTTAATCGGTGAATTGATAAAAGAAAACGCCGAGTATAAACAGCTTACGATTTCTCAAATTCCGCAAGATGAAAAGGCGCAGGAAAATCTGTTAAGGAGTTTATTCAATGTACGGCCGCCCGTTCCCGTTTCTTCCGCATTTATAAAAGTGCAGGACGAATACTTGCAGGAAGAACTGCGCAATAAGGGCGTTGTAGATTATATGAGTTTGGAAGAACCGGAGCCTAATATCTACTTGTGGAAAGGAGATATTACCCGGTTAAATACGGACGGAATTGTCAATGCGGCAAATGACGAATTGCTCGGCTGCTTTATACCCCGCCATGCCTGTATTGATAACGCCATTCACACGAGTGCGGGAATACAGCTGCGGCTTGCCTGTCATGAAATTATGCAAAAACAAAGGCATAAAGAAAAAACGGGCAGCGCAAAAATTACTCCCGCTTTTAATTTGCCGAGTAAGTATGTGCTGCATACCGTAGGGCCGATTGTAAGCGGAGCGGTAACCGAACAAGATTGTATGCTGTTGCAATCTTGTTATACCTCCTGCTTGGAACTGGCGCGGCAGCACGCACTGAAAAGTATTGCCTTTTGCTGTATCTCCACAGGGGAATTCCGTTTTCCGAACGATACGGCGGCACGGATTGCCGTACGCACGGTAAAGGATTATTTACATACCGTGCAAAGCGGTATAAAGGTTGTATTCAATGTATTTAAAGAACAAGATGAGCGTATCTACAAAGCCTTACTCCGACAGCATTAG
- a CDS encoding AMP-binding protein → MFCNDYIDYTKSDDWDTVYESFSLKTPEHFNFAYDVIDKIAAEQPEKEALVWCDDTEEKFFSFGELAKRINKAANFFKAMGIKKGDTVLLFLRRRYEFWFILPALHKIGAIAVPATVQLASHDIEYRIQSAGIKMIIAVQEKNLQQEIQKAAEAAYNKPLLVWVHDKMDGWISFEELVKNMSDEFTPPQGDSYPCGKDTALLYFTSGTSGNPKMVEHNFLYPLGHIATAKFWQHVKEGGRHLSVAETGWAKAMWGKIYGQWLCGCAVFVYDMKIFIPRQMLEKLEKYKVTSFCAPPTVYRYLIHEAIENYDLSALEECTTAGEALTSDIFDTFKKKTGIELREGYGQTELTLATGIFPGMKIKPGSMGKPAPGYDIDIIRPDGTSCETGEPGEIVLRLDKKVPWGMFGGYYKNEEKTAEVFKDGLYYTGDSAYRDSDGYFWFEGRTDDLIKSSGFRISPFEVESVLSQHPAVFECAVTGVPDPKRGQAVKAFVVLNRTYQPSQSLEKELMFFAKKNAALYKAPRSLEFVDALPKTHNGKIIRAAIGKKE, encoded by the coding sequence ATGTTTTGTAACGATTATATTGATTATACCAAAAGCGATGATTGGGATACGGTATATGAGTCTTTTTCTTTAAAAACGCCTGAGCATTTTAATTTTGCTTATGATGTAATAGATAAAATAGCCGCCGAGCAGCCCGAAAAGGAAGCTCTCGTGTGGTGTGATGATACGGAAGAGAAATTTTTTTCGTTCGGAGAGCTTGCAAAGCGGATAAATAAGGCGGCCAATTTTTTTAAGGCAATGGGGATTAAAAAGGGCGATACCGTGCTTCTTTTTTTAAGAAGACGGTATGAATTTTGGTTTATTTTGCCTGCATTACACAAAATCGGAGCGATTGCGGTTCCGGCTACAGTTCAGCTTGCTTCTCACGATATAGAATACCGCATTCAGTCTGCAGGTATTAAAATGATAATAGCTGTTCAGGAAAAAAATTTACAGCAGGAAATTCAAAAAGCGGCCGAAGCCGCTTATAATAAACCTCTTTTAGTTTGGGTACACGATAAAATGGACGGTTGGATTTCTTTTGAAGAGCTGGTAAAAAATATGAGCGATGAGTTTACGCCGCCTCAAGGAGATTCTTACCCTTGCGGAAAAGATACTGCGCTTCTTTATTTTACCTCAGGCACATCCGGAAATCCGAAAATGGTGGAGCATAATTTTTTGTATCCGCTCGGGCATATCGCGACGGCAAAATTCTGGCAGCATGTTAAAGAAGGCGGCAGACATTTAAGCGTTGCGGAAACGGGCTGGGCAAAGGCTATGTGGGGGAAAATTTACGGGCAGTGGCTTTGCGGTTGTGCCGTTTTTGTATATGATATGAAAATATTTATTCCGCGGCAAATGCTTGAAAAACTGGAGAAGTATAAGGTTACTTCGTTTTGCGCTCCGCCTACGGTATACCGCTACCTTATTCACGAAGCAATCGAAAATTATGACCTTTCGGCATTGGAAGAATGTACTACGGCCGGAGAGGCTTTGACTTCGGATATTTTTGATACTTTTAAGAAAAAAACCGGTATAGAGCTTAGAGAAGGTTACGGTCAAACGGAACTTACACTTGCAACCGGTATATTCCCGGGAATGAAAATAAAACCCGGTTCTATGGGAAAGCCTGCCCCCGGGTATGATATAGATATTATCCGTCCGGACGGGACAAGCTGCGAAACGGGAGAGCCGGGTGAAATTGTTTTAAGGCTGGATAAAAAAGTTCCGTGGGGAATGTTCGGCGGATACTATAAAAATGAAGAAAAAACCGCCGAAGTGTTTAAAGACGGTTTATATTATACAGGCGATTCCGCTTATCGCGACAGCGACGGGTATTTTTGGTTTGAAGGGCGGACGGACGATTTAATAAAAAGTTCGGGGTTTAGGATAAGTCCCTTTGAGGTGGAATCCGTGCTTTCGCAGCACCCTGCCGTATTTGAGTGTGCCGTTACCGGGGTGCCGGACCCCAAGCGCGGTCAGGCGGTAAAAGCATTCGTAGTTTTAAACCGCACATACCAGCCGAGTCAAAGTTTAGAAAAGGAGCTTATGTTTTTTGCCAAGAAAAATGCAGCATTATACAAGGCTCCGCGTTCTTTGGAATTCGTTGATGCTCTTCCTAAAACACATAACGGAAAAATAATCCGCGCCGCTATCGGAAAAAAAGAATAG
- a CDS encoding HAD family hydrolase, which produces MIKACIFDLDGTLTNSLNSIAYFVNKEISKYGMAPIPSEDFKTLTGNGARTLIKRVLERYGKTDTELENKILKEYNAAYDADALYLCTAYAGTHSLIKTLTEKSISVNVLSNKPQPTTEKIVKTLFGENTFSCIFGARETVPLKPDPAGVYEILKIINVQKEECLYIGDTATDIQTGKNAGLVTVGVLWGFRELNELQTAGADKIVKYPTDILNLIHVN; this is translated from the coding sequence ATGATAAAGGCTTGTATTTTTGATTTAGACGGAACATTAACCAATTCTCTTAATTCCATTGCATATTTTGTAAACAAAGAAATTTCAAAATACGGAATGGCTCCGATACCTTCCGAAGATTTTAAAACGCTTACAGGTAACGGAGCCCGCACTCTTATAAAACGGGTTTTGGAAAGATACGGAAAAACGGATACGGAGCTTGAGAATAAAATCTTAAAGGAGTATAACGCCGCTTATGATGCGGACGCATTATATTTATGCACCGCTTATGCCGGAACTCACTCCCTTATAAAAACTCTTACCGAAAAAAGCATTTCCGTAAATGTTCTTTCAAACAAACCGCAGCCTACAACCGAAAAAATAGTAAAAACCCTTTTCGGAGAAAACACTTTTTCCTGTATTTTCGGGGCACGGGAAACCGTACCGCTTAAACCCGACCCGGCAGGAGTTTACGAAATCCTTAAAATAATAAACGTACAAAAAGAAGAATGCCTTTACATAGGCGACACCGCTACGGATATCCAAACGGGAAAAAATGCGGGGCTTGTTACGGTAGGAGTATTATGGGGTTTTAGAGAACTTAACGAATTGCAAACCGCAGGTGCGGATAAAATAGTTAAATACCCGACCGATATTTTAAACCTTATACACGTAAATTAA
- a CDS encoding peptide ABC transporter substrate-binding protein, which produces MKTKYFFLFLSAALIITACSNTETSGNLKSAGSAKQEVTASLGAEPAILDAAKASDRYSFIVLDYINEHLTNIQTEDGKRSILPGIAESWKHNEDFTEWTFYLREAFWSDGVPVTANDFVYSIRRIINKESASPMAMYYDYIKNAQAILKGTAEYSEIGIIAENEKTLKIFTETPVKHLDELAAKIPPQREDFINTFEKSYGSDADKIICCGAFKVANWIHNSKIELVKNEKFWNAENVKLERLTFKIINEENAALGELIGGGIDIANAVSINWIDKLKKDTGIAEITGTDSRVQYVFMNQKDKLFSNKKIRQAVSASLNREEICSDLFDNIYKPAYGFVSLSTELEGQNYRNLAGEPIKTLIQKTPNPKALFIEGLKELGMSGNPEEVTIEIMFPTNESSKFNEYLQQSLSKTLGVNIILDKVEGTVFKKRNKTLDYQIGFKSWAGGVDSPARYLDLFLPGNKIVPIGWENEEYNKLVTEAKQSTDFNKQLEGYKRAEEILLVEECCIAPYANQTYNIFMQKRLKNVMQFYQGTYNLKYSYIED; this is translated from the coding sequence ATGAAAACAAAATATTTTTTTCTATTTTTATCTGCCGCACTGATTATAACCGCTTGCAGCAATACGGAGACAAGCGGTAACTTAAAAAGTGCCGGCTCGGCTAAACAAGAGGTTACAGCCTCTCTCGGTGCGGAACCTGCCATTTTAGATGCCGCGAAAGCCTCGGACAGGTACTCGTTTATAGTCCTCGATTATATAAATGAACATTTAACGAATATTCAAACCGAAGACGGAAAACGCAGTATTTTACCCGGCATAGCGGAATCTTGGAAGCATAATGAAGATTTTACCGAATGGACTTTTTACTTGCGTGAAGCGTTTTGGTCCGACGGAGTTCCCGTTACCGCAAACGATTTTGTGTACAGCATACGCAGAATTATAAACAAAGAATCGGCATCGCCTATGGCAATGTATTATGATTATATTAAAAATGCACAAGCAATTTTAAAAGGCACGGCAGAGTACAGCGAAATAGGAATAATTGCCGAAAATGAAAAAACGCTTAAAATCTTTACCGAAACTCCCGTCAAACATCTTGATGAGTTGGCTGCAAAAATTCCTCCTCAGAGAGAAGATTTTATAAACACCTTTGAAAAGTCTTACGGAAGCGATGCCGATAAGATAATTTGCTGCGGAGCATTTAAAGTTGCAAATTGGATTCATAACAGTAAAATAGAACTTGTAAAAAATGAAAAATTTTGGAACGCTGAAAATGTAAAACTTGAACGGCTTACTTTTAAAATAATAAACGAAGAAAATGCGGCCTTAGGAGAACTTATCGGCGGCGGAATAGATATTGCAAATGCAGTTTCAATCAATTGGATTGATAAATTAAAAAAAGATACCGGCATTGCGGAAATTACCGGAACGGACAGCCGTGTTCAATATGTTTTTATGAATCAAAAAGACAAACTTTTTTCCAACAAAAAAATAAGACAGGCCGTTTCGGCAAGTTTAAACCGTGAAGAAATTTGCAGCGATTTGTTTGACAACATTTATAAACCCGCTTACGGTTTTGTTTCTCTTTCAACGGAACTGGAGGGGCAAAATTACAGAAACCTTGCGGGAGAACCGATAAAAACTCTTATACAAAAAACGCCCAATCCTAAGGCTCTTTTTATCGAAGGCTTAAAAGAACTCGGAATGAGCGGCAACCCCGAAGAAGTTACTATCGAAATAATGTTCCCTACAAACGAAAGTTCCAAGTTTAACGAGTATTTACAACAAAGCTTATCGAAAACACTGGGAGTAAATATTATACTTGATAAAGTGGAGGGCACGGTTTTTAAAAAACGGAACAAAACCTTGGATTATCAAATCGGATTTAAATCATGGGCAGGCGGTGTAGATTCCCCCGCACGTTATTTGGATTTGTTTTTACCCGGGAATAAAATTGTTCCTATAGGTTGGGAAAACGAAGAATACAATAAACTTGTAACGGAAGCAAAACAAAGCACCGATTTTAACAAACAACTTGAAGGGTACAAACGTGCGGAAGAAATTCTTCTTGTAGAAGAATGTTGTATTGCGCCTTATGCCAACCAAACTTATAATATCTTTATGCAAAAGAGATTAAAAAATGTAATGCAATTTTATCAGGGAACTTATAATTTAAAATATAGTTATATTGAAGATTGA
- a CDS encoding VOC family protein yields MNKITCICLGVKDMERSIKFYRDGLGYKTDCRENNPPVCFFDTPGTKFELFPLEQLVNRIIQFNV; encoded by the coding sequence ATAAACAAGATTACTTGTATTTGTTTAGGTGTTAAAGATATGGAAAGGTCAATCAAGTTTTATAGAGACGGTTTAGGATATAAGACTGATTGCAGAGAAAATAATCCGCCGGTATGCTTTTTTGATACTCCGGGAACAAAGTTCGAACTATTTCCTTTGGAACAATTAGTTAACCGGATTATTCAATTCAATGTATGA
- a CDS encoding ABC transporter permease, translating to MNRIVSCILIEWRKLIKSKLSIITLCSICLVPFIVGLFAVMMKYPEYLKNLGLISAKIEMIRITDWSSYFMALSQVISVGGLLIFGFTTSWVFGREYSDKTMVDLLALPIKRDTIVLSKFIVVALWSYIISIFALLLGLLAGKLIGLAGWSSIIFFKGMLTFGYCTTLTVLLSTPVAFFACLGRGYLLPLAFIIFTMLFSQLGSALNLGEYIPWSVPALASGITGKVIFNLGGVISLLGISILGLILTIAWWRYADYN from the coding sequence ATGAATAGGATTGTTTCCTGTATTTTAATTGAATGGAGAAAGTTGATAAAATCAAAACTTTCTATAATAACTCTTTGTTCGATCTGTTTAGTTCCTTTTATTGTTGGGCTATTTGCAGTTATGATGAAATATCCGGAGTATTTAAAAAATCTTGGTTTGATTTCTGCAAAAATAGAGATGATTAGGATAACGGATTGGTCATCATACTTTATGGCATTATCGCAAGTAATTTCTGTTGGAGGCTTACTCATTTTCGGTTTTACAACCTCTTGGGTTTTTGGCAGAGAATACTCTGATAAAACAATGGTAGACTTATTAGCACTTCCAATCAAAAGAGATACGATAGTATTATCCAAGTTTATAGTTGTCGCCTTATGGAGTTATATTATATCTATTTTTGCACTTTTATTAGGATTGTTGGCCGGTAAATTGATTGGACTTGCCGGTTGGAGCTCAATAATATTTTTCAAAGGAATGCTTACTTTTGGCTATTGTACTACCCTTACGGTTTTACTCTCTACTCCGGTTGCATTTTTTGCCTGCTTAGGGCGTGGGTATTTATTACCATTGGCGTTTATTATTTTTACAATGCTTTTTTCTCAACTTGGTTCAGCTCTTAATTTAGGTGAATATATTCCGTGGTCTGTTCCTGCACTTGCAAGTGGTATTACAGGAAAAGTGATATTTAATTTAGGGGGCGTAATCAGTTTATTGGGGATAAGTATTTTAGGATTGATTTTAACAATAGCTTGGTGGAGATACGCTGATTATAATTAA
- a CDS encoding adenylate/guanylate cyclase domain-containing protein, with protein MSFFYKQASFVLWFSFASIALAIRGVVFYPHIAPIIFTEMPWRLNFILRYVTVPLPVIFFTIFLKRALNICWKIPYTVILSVSCIYAVSTLVLPPEISSGILIYYQIFAFLCIIYALIVPAAGLIKKRELAGWIFTALAVLILFSIYDLLVSLGFLPDSFFIHIGSMLSIVILSVMVLNEYANSIKKIQDLNAEMQLINKSLIRFVPDQIVGLLQKESITEVSLGDNVELKMPILSIDIRSFTHTSEKLSPNEVFDLLNEYFALVAPIVRKYNGIITKYLGDGFFALFPDGADSALLCSIEIQKSIMENRIAPPNSPPLKVGIGIDFGDILLGTIGNIHRMDSIIISKSYHIAEILQESTKKYTSSIIISDRIFAALNEQGGHYIRPIQRIKTALNEENFLFEVYDCDDISVRELKHRSKGYIEHGVQAIFNRELSKAGKYFDKALDIFPDDCVAGYYKKLLESVNA; from the coding sequence TTGTCGTTTTTTTATAAGCAGGCATCATTTGTTCTTTGGTTTTCGTTTGCGTCCATTGCATTGGCAATACGGGGAGTTGTTTTTTACCCTCATATTGCTCCGATTATTTTTACTGAAATGCCGTGGCGGTTAAATTTTATTCTGAGGTATGTTACCGTTCCGCTTCCTGTAATATTTTTTACTATATTTTTAAAACGTGCATTAAATATATGCTGGAAAATTCCTTATACGGTTATCCTTTCGGTTTCCTGTATTTATGCAGTTTCAACTTTAGTTTTGCCGCCTGAAATTTCTTCGGGTATTTTAATTTATTATCAGATATTTGCATTTTTATGTATTATATATGCACTTATTGTTCCCGCGGCGGGTTTGATAAAAAAGCGGGAGCTTGCCGGTTGGATTTTTACCGCCTTGGCGGTTTTGATTTTGTTCAGTATATACGATTTATTGGTATCGCTCGGATTTTTACCGGATTCGTTTTTTATCCATATAGGTTCTATGCTTTCAATCGTTATTTTATCCGTTATGGTTTTAAACGAATATGCAAATTCAATTAAAAAGATTCAAGATTTAAATGCCGAAATGCAGTTAATAAATAAATCTTTAATCAGATTTGTTCCCGACCAAATTGTAGGTCTTTTACAAAAAGAATCCATTACCGAAGTAAGCCTCGGGGATAATGTGGAATTAAAAATGCCGATACTTTCGATAGATATACGTTCTTTTACGCATACTTCCGAAAAACTTTCTCCCAATGAGGTGTTCGATTTACTGAATGAATATTTTGCTCTTGTAGCTCCTATTGTGCGTAAGTATAACGGGATTATAACAAAATATTTGGGTGACGGTTTTTTTGCATTGTTCCCGGACGGAGCCGACTCGGCTCTTTTATGCAGTATCGAAATACAAAAATCGATTATGGAAAACCGAATTGCGCCGCCTAATTCTCCGCCGCTTAAAGTAGGTATAGGAATAGATTTCGGAGATATCCTTTTAGGGACAATAGGCAATATACATCGAATGGACAGTATTATAATTTCAAAATCTTATCATATTGCCGAAATTTTGCAGGAGTCTACGAAAAAGTATACTTCATCTATAATTATTTCCGACAGGATTTTTGCGGCTCTTAACGAGCAGGGCGGTCATTATATACGTCCTATACAAAGAATTAAGACGGCTTTAAACGAAGAAAATTTTTTGTTTGAAGTTTATGACTGCGATGATATTTCCGTACGTGAATTAAAACACCGCTCTAAAGGTTATATAGAGCACGGCGTACAGGCAATATTTAATAGAGAGTTATCAAAAGCCGGTAAGTATTTCGATAAGGCTTTGGATATTTTCCCCGATGATTGCGTTGCAGGTTATTATAAAAAACTGTTGGAAAGCGTAAACGCTTAA
- a CDS encoding adenylate/guanylate cyclase domain-containing protein: protein MRTVKKIFVFFGFLLLFFSCKIPGNKHSEYPVIRGVYNAENLSATDVIALEGDWIFVPNKFVSPSDKFYQYTRFEHINSSWTKYSEPEPEYGYATYAVKLTNLSADGVYAIKTACVSSAFVAYLNGLEFMRSGKPAVSKKEEVFNWDSSFMVLPTRRAKEAILVFHISNHHDKFPGFQKPVEIAFYSTLANAKNKDVLVFTILAGVLLVTSAFFISLYIFYPKEKTSLYFGLLCVNFGVRICCYDEVLFTTIIPKINSIFLFKLGYATFSLALVFASLFIHELFGKIKMRYLYIILFPAFLYAAINLFAPISVSTNLLVYAQIYVLAAAIYNVVITVMEAFKRNKYAHLFLLGVLVFLSMSIRDMLIANKIIEGGFLSHFGVLTLVAPMAIIVLQYFKTTSENVIGLAKKIELTNTALAKFVPIEFMNFLNKKHIEIRLGDNILKDMYIAFIHLGMKTGLETEAERLSVLQIYNKTLADINPVIEIHKGFIDKYLAEGLMVLFYGTAEDVIDCMLEIKEIIRVENFEREIRGMQKIKLACGVHYGKLMIGTIGEQARMDSTVISDAVNIASRLHFYALKKETEIFVSAAVKNNVSSEAESRIKFNFGGFVRFRGKEEPVSIYEVNKI from the coding sequence ATGCGGACAGTGAAAAAAATCTTTGTATTTTTCGGATTTTTACTTTTATTTTTTTCGTGTAAAATACCCGGTAATAAACATTCGGAATATCCTGTAATACGCGGCGTTTATAATGCCGAAAATTTAAGTGCAACGGACGTTATTGCGCTTGAAGGCGATTGGATTTTTGTACCGAATAAATTCGTTTCCCCGTCGGACAAGTTTTATCAATATACCAGATTTGAACATATAAATTCCAGTTGGACGAAATACTCCGAGCCTGAACCCGAGTACGGTTATGCAACTTATGCAGTAAAATTAACGAACTTATCCGCCGACGGAGTTTATGCAATTAAAACCGCCTGTGTTTCTTCCGCATTTGTTGCATATTTAAACGGATTGGAATTTATGCGTTCCGGTAAACCTGCGGTTTCAAAAAAAGAAGAGGTTTTTAATTGGGATTCTTCTTTTATGGTTTTACCTACCCGAAGAGCGAAAGAAGCGATTCTTGTTTTTCATATCTCGAATCACCACGATAAATTTCCCGGTTTTCAAAAACCTGTAGAAATCGCTTTTTATTCCACTCTCGCAAATGCAAAAAATAAAGATGTTTTAGTTTTTACCATCTTAGCCGGAGTTTTACTGGTAACCTCCGCCTTTTTTATTTCACTTTATATATTTTATCCGAAAGAAAAAACTTCTCTTTATTTCGGTCTTTTATGCGTAAATTTCGGTGTGCGTATTTGCTGCTATGATGAAGTTTTATTTACGACAATTATTCCTAAAATAAATTCCATATTTTTGTTTAAATTGGGCTATGCGACTTTTTCGCTTGCTTTAGTTTTCGCTTCGCTTTTTATACACGAATTATTCGGAAAGATAAAAATGCGTTATCTTTATATAATTCTTTTTCCGGCATTTTTATATGCGGCAATTAACTTGTTTGCACCGATTTCGGTTTCTACGAATTTGCTTGTTTATGCTCAAATTTATGTACTGGCGGCGGCAATATATAATGTTGTAATTACCGTAATGGAAGCGTTTAAGCGTAATAAGTATGCTCATCTTTTTTTGCTGGGGGTTTTGGTTTTTTTATCGATGAGCATACGCGATATGTTAATTGCAAATAAAATTATAGAAGGCGGTTTTTTATCGCATTTCGGAGTTTTAACCTTAGTCGCCCCGATGGCAATTATTGTATTGCAGTATTTTAAAACCACATCGGAAAATGTAATCGGGTTGGCTAAAAAAATAGAGCTTACAAATACGGCTTTGGCTAAATTTGTTCCTATAGAATTTATGAATTTCTTAAATAAAAAACATATAGAAATTCGGTTGGGCGATAATATTTTAAAGGATATGTATATTGCCTTTATTCACTTAGGTATGAAAACCGGATTGGAAACCGAAGCCGAAAGGCTGAGCGTTCTTCAGATTTATAATAAAACTCTTGCCGATATAAATCCCGTAATAGAAATACATAAGGGGTTTATCGATAAATATTTGGCGGAAGGGCTTATGGTTCTTTTTTACGGAACGGCGGAAGATGTTATAGATTGTATGCTCGAAATAAAGGAAATTATAAGAGTTGAAAATTTTGAACGCGAAATACGCGGTATGCAAAAAATAAAACTTGCCTGCGGGGTACATTACGGAAAGCTTATGATAGGTACGATAGGGGAGCAGGCACGAATGGACAGTACCGTTATTTCCGATGCCGTTAATATAGCTTCGCGGCTTCATTTTTATGCCTTAAAAAAAGAAACGGAAATTTTTGTAAGTGCCGCCGTAAAAAATAATGTAAGTTCGGAAGCGGAAAGCCGGATAAAATTTAATTTCGGCGGGTTTGTAAGATTTAGAGGTAAAGAAGAGCCGGTATCGATTTATGAGGTAAATAAAATATGA